A single Vanessa atalanta chromosome 25, ilVanAtal1.2, whole genome shotgun sequence DNA region contains:
- the LOC125073707 gene encoding catenin delta-2 encodes MDGVKKIHSGTLYRNGPVEGAYGPQHSPVSRSDASTEDAELSAALAHQHHLAMQAGDYPVGGGVEPDYGQYVSSPAAHYNHMGHLTMAPSQKYPHVMEAVSVGSGYAGGVGAGTGGGHYGTYAHYGAAYPAQPAYLVDPQVPAYMAQEYVEGGGSASPRSASPGAMPSQHNLHLQQRYDSASLEQLGRHYCVTSPRGEYAGDAYAYQHYPAAYDPPHQPPPFKDSQNGLSLGSTGGQSMYGDEEELQKQMAGMALVHGGVGVGVGGREDGGGLQWRDPNLPEVIGFLNSPSDVVKANAAAYLQHLTYMDDPNKQKTRSLGGIPPLVRLVSHENPEVCRNACGALRNLSYGRQNDENKRAIRDAGGIPALMALLCRATDMEVKELVTGVIWNMSSCEDLKQSIIDDAAQVIVNKVIIPHSGWHPTNPGDTYWSTVFRNASGVLRNASSAGEYARRRLRSLAGLAEALLHAVRAALSANAIGTKIVENCVCVLRNLSYRCQEIEDPLYDTRAPPTQSSGQARIQASASKGENLGCFGGSKKKKEGSSSSNSTSPLGKSDPEPQQLDNNTNTQLGYSVPKGTEMLWSPEVVPLYMALLQTCSNPETLEAAAGALQNLAACYWQPSIDIRAAVRKEKGLPILVELLRMEVDRVVCAVATALRNLAIDQRNKELIGKYAMRDLVQKLPSGNQQHDQGTSDDTIAAVLATLNEVIKKSAEFSRSLLEAGGVERLLNLTKQRHRHTPRVLKFAGQVLMTMWSHAELREVYRKHGWREADFLTPARAAQPRAPSAASGQGTPMSGAPHSPGAANSTLSRPMASTGGTRYEDRTIRRHRENDDIPAMDVNYADGLGMGNPNGRPMNLQGVQAQMPPPSSR; translated from the exons TAACGGTCCGGTAGAGGGTGCGTATGGTCCGCAACACAGTCCTGTGTCGCGGTCCGACGCTTCCACCGAGGACGCGGAGTTATCCGCTGCGCTTGCGCATCAGCACCACCTCGCAATGCAG GCGGGCGATTACCCCGTCGGTGGTGGCGTGGAGCCAGACTATGGGCAGTATGTTTCGTCGCCCGCCGCTCACTACAACCACATGGGTCACCTCACCATGGCGCCATCGCAGAAGTACCCTCAT GTGATGGAAGCGGTGTCTGTGGGTAGCGGTTACGCTGGCGGCGTTGGCGCGGGTACTGGCGGCGGCCACTATGGCACTTACGCGCACTACGGAGCTGCCTATCCGGCCCAACCGGCGTACCTCGTGGATCCTCAAGTGCCGGCGTATATGGCACAG gagtACGTAGAGGGTGGGGGCAGTGCGTCACCTCGTAGCGCCTCTCCAGGGGCAATGCCATCTCAGCATAATCTACATTTGCAACAGAG GTACGACTCAGCGTCTTTAGAGCAACTGGGGCGGCACTATTGCGTGACGTCACCGCGCGGGGAGTACGCGGGCGACGCGTACGCATACCAACACTATCCCGCTGCGTATGATCCTCCGCACCAACCACCGCCTTTTAag gaTTCGCAAAATGGCCTTAGTTTGGGCAGCACAGGCGGTCAATCGATGTATGGTGATGAAGAGGAACTACAAAAACAAATGGCGGGAATGGCATTAG TTCATGGTGGTGTCGGCGTGGGTGTCGGTGGTCGTGAGGATGGCGGTGGACTGCAATGGCGAGATCCGAACCTGCCGGAAGTGATCGGTTTCCTCAACTCTCCCTCTGACGTGGTGAAGGCAAACGCTGCGGCGTACTTGCAGCACCTCACTTACATGGACGACCCGAACAAACAGAAGACTAGGAGCttag GGGGCATCCCGCCGCTGGTGCGGCTGGTGTCGCACGAGAACCCCGAGGTGTGCCGCAACGCGTGCGGCGCGCTGCGCAACCTGTCGTACGGGCGCCAGAACGACGAGAACAAGCGCGCCATCCGCGACGCGGGCGGCATCCCCGCGCTCATGGCGCTGCTGTGCCGCGCCACCGACATGGAG gtgAAAGAACTAGTGACGGGCGTGATTTGGAATATGTCTTCCTGTGAAGATCTCAAGCAGTCGATAATAGATGACGCGGCACAAGTTATTGTAAACAAGGTTATCATACCACACTCCGGCTGGCATCCCACAAACCCTGGCGATACTTACTGGTCTACCG TGTTCCGCAACGCGTCGGGCGTGCTGCGCAACGCGTCGTCGGCGGGCGAGTACGCGCGGCGCCGCCTGCGCTCGCTGGCGGGGCTGGCCGAGGCGCTGCTGCACGCCGTGCGCGCCGCGCTCAGCGCCAACGCCATCGGCACCAAGATCGTGGAGAACTGCGTCTGCGTGCTGAGGAACCTCTCCTACAG GTGTCAGGAAATAGAAGATCCTTTGTATGATACACGAGCTCCGCCCACACAATCTTCTGGACAGGCCAGGATACAAGCCAGCGCATCGAAAG GCGAGAATTTAGGATGTTTCGGTGGCAGTAAAAAGAAGAAAGAAGGATCATCATCGTCAAATTCGACCAGTCCGCTAGGGAAGAGCGATCCGGAACCACAGCAACTAGACAACAACACTAACACGCAGTTAGGGTACAGCGTGCCCAAGGGAACTGAGATGCTCTGGTCGCCTGAG GTAGTACCATTGTACATGGCGTTACTCCAAACCTGTTCTAATCCTGAGACGTTGGAAGCGGCGGCGGGAGCCCTACAGAACTTGGCTGCTTGCTACTGGCAGCCCTCTATTGATATACGAGCTGCTGTTAGGAAAGAGAAAG GTTTACCAATCCTAGTGGAATTATTACGGATGGAAGTGGATAGGGTCGTGTGTGCTGTGGCTACAGCGCTACGTAACTTGGCCATCGATCAGAGGAACAAGGAACTTATAGGAAAATACGCCATGCGCGATCTGGTGCAGAAGCTGCCAAGTGGCAATCAGCAGCACGACCAG GGCACGTCGGACGACACGATAGCGGCGGTGCTGGCGACACTCAACGAGGTGATCAAGAAGAGCGCGGAGTTCTCTCGCTCGCTGCTGGAGGCGGGCGGCGTCGAGCGCCTGCTGAACCTCACCAAGCAGCGGCACCGACACACGCCCAGAGTGCTCAAGTTTGCAG GTCAAGTGCTGATGACGATGTGGTCGCACGCGGAGCTGCGCGAGGTGTACCGCAAGCACGGCTGGCGCGAGGCGGACTTCCTCACGCCCGCCCGCGCCGCGCAGCCGCGCGCGCCCTCCGCCGCCAGCG GTCAGGGTACGCCCATGTCGGGCGCTCCGCACTCGCCGGGCGCCGCCAACAGCACGCTGAGCCGCCCCATGGCGTCCACGGGCGGCACCAGGTACGAGGACCGCACCATACGGCGGCATCGGGAG AACGATGACATACCAGCCATGGATGTTAACTACGCAGATGGGTTAGGTATGGGCAACCCCAACGGGCGACCCATGAACCTCCAAGGCGTCCAAGCTCAAATGCCGCCACCGAGCAGCCGCTAA